The nucleotide window GTTCAGGCGGCGGACGCTGTACTTCAGTGCCTCGGTGTTGAAGACGCCGTTCTCGTAGAGCCGGATCTCGCGGCGGATGACGTTGTCGCGCGTCGTCGTGTTGCCCACGAACGTGATCCGGTTGACGAAGTACTGCCGCCCCTCCTGCATCCGCATCGTGACGTCGACGGTGGGCGCGCTCGCCGTGGCCTCGGCCCGCGCCTGTTCCTCGGGCGAGGCGTCCGGGTCCGGGAAGTCGCTGGGCTTGAGGTCGGGAAACCCGGTGAACTCGAAGTACCCGCCCGCGCCGTACACCTCGCGCGCCTTCTCGAGGCCCTTGCGGATCGCCTTCTCGGAGTAGAAGTTCCCTTCCCTGACCTTGAACAGCGGTCGCAGCCCCTCCGAGGTGACGACGGTGTTGCCCTCGAAGTCGAACGACGACACCCGGTACCGTCCGCCCTCCGTCACGGGCACGCGCAGCCGGACGAAGCGCGTCCGGCCGTCGGGGGCGTCCTGCAGCGTCTCGACCTCCGGCTGCCCCACCCGGGCCGCGATGTACCCGCGGTCGCGGTAGAACTCGATCACCCGGTCGGCGTCCTCCTCGAACTTCGTCTCCTGGTAGGTCCCGCGGCCGGTGATGAACGAGAAGAGCCACTGGGGCTTGTTCTCCTTCATGCGGCGCCGCAGCCGCCGGTCGCTGATGGCCTCGTTGCCCTCGAAGGCGATCTCCTGAATCTTGTACTTGGGCCCCTCGTCGATCCTGAACGTCAGGTGCACGAGCTTGGGTCCGCCCGACACGGGGCGCACCTCGTGCGACACGGCGGCGTCGAGGTGCCCCTTCTCCGACAGCAGCTCGCGGACCACGCCCTCGACCCGCCGCACGAGCCCGGGATCGATGAACGAGTCGAGACGGATCGTGATCGACCGCTCCTTCAGCGCTTCGTCGATCTTCGTCTGGTCGACGACCTTCGTCCCGACGTAGTCGACGATCTTGACGCGCTGGCGTTCCTCCATGTTGTAGGTCACCATCTTGCCCACGACGCCGTTGGCGAAGACGTAGTCGGTGACCTCAATCGACAGGTCGTCGAGGAAGTTCGTGTTCCAGAGGCGGCGGAAGTCGTCGATGATGAGCCGCTCGGTCTCGTCGTTGTACGGCACCCAGACGTCGGCCGACGGTCGGCTCGGTCGGAGCTGGATGTAGTAGAGGTAGGTCTGGGGTTCGATGACCGAGGCCCCGCCCTGTTTCTCGAAGCAGGGGGCGATCGTGTAAACGACCGGGTCCGATCCCTCCGGGGGCAGGCGGCTCGGCGGCGGCACGGTGACGCCACACTGTTGCGGTGGACGCGTCGGCTCGCTGGGCGTCTGAGCCACGAGGCCGACCGGCGACGCGATCAGCATGGCGGCCAGCACGAGGCGGTAAGTGGACGTGCTCATCAGATCTGGATTCCTGGGCGTCCCCGGCCCCTCGTACGCCACGCGGCCGGGACGCACCCGGCCACGCCCCATCGGCGGGGGGCAAACGAAGATTCTACAGGAAGTTAGACGCGCTAGACCAGCCGGCGGCCGGCCGCGGCCTGCCCCGCCGGCCGGTACGACAACGTCCCCTCGTGGAGGTAGACCTCGAGGTCGCCCCCCCGCAGATGGCCGCGGATCAGCTCCTCGGACAGCGGATCCTCGATGTAGCGCTGAATGGCGCGACGCAGGGGCCGCGCCCCGTACGAGCGGTCCTTGCACGTGAGCTCGATGATCCAGTCGATCACCTCGTCGGACACCTCGAGGTGCAGCCGGCGATCGACCAGGTGCCCGTTCAGCTGATCGACGAGCAGCCGCGTGATCCGCCGCAGGTCGTCGTCGCTCAGGGCCTCGAAGACGATGATCTCGTCGATGCGGTTGATGAACTCGGGGTTGAACGTCCGGCGCACCTCGCCGAGCACCATGTCCGACACGCTCTTGCTGATCTCGCGCGCGTCGCTCGACTGGAACCCCATCGAGGCCTTCTTCTGGATGAAGCGCGCCCCGATGTTCGACGTCATGATGATGATGGCGTTCTTGAAGTTCACCCGGTTGCCGAGGCCGTCCGTCAGATGCCCGTCCTCGAACACCTGCAGCAGGATGTTGAACAGGTCCGGGTGGGCCTTCTCGATCTCGTCGAGCAGCACGACCGAGTAGGGGTGCCGCTTCACCTTCTCGGTGAGCTGTCCGCCTTCCTCGTGGCCGACGTAGCCCGGCGGCGAGCCGATCAGCTTCGAGACGGAGTGCTTCTCCATGTACTCCGACATGTCGAAGCGGATGAGCGCCGTGTCGGCCCCGAAGAGAAAGCTCGCGAGCGCGCGCGCGAGCTCGGTCTTGCCGACGCCGGTCGGCCCGAGGAAGACGAAGCTGCCGACGGGCCGGTTGGGCGACTTCAGCCCCGCCCGCGACCGCCGGATCGCGCGCGACAGCGCCGAGATCGCCTGCTCCTGGCTGATGACGCGCCGGTGCAGCTCCTCCTCCATCCGCAGGAGCTTGTCGCTCTCGTCCTGGTTGATCGAGGTCATCGGCACGCCGGTCCACTTGGCGACGACCTCGTCGATTTCCTGCTTGCCGACCAGAATCCGCTGCTCGGTCGACTTGACGTCGAACTTCTCGCGCACGAACTGCAGGTTCTCGCGCGCCATGACCTCCTGCTCGCGGTAGAACTGGGCGCGCTCGAAGTCGCGCTGCGACACGGCGCTCTCCATCTGCTCGACCGCGACCCGGATGCTCTGGTTGATCTGGCCGAGCTCCTCGCTGTAGGTGGCCTCGCGCAGCTTCACCCGCGCGCCGGCCTCGTCGAGCAGGTCGATGGCCTTGTCGGGCAGGAACCGGTCGGTGATGTAGCGGCTCGACTGGAAGACGGCCGCCTCGATGGCCTCGGGCGTGAACTCGACGTGGTGGAACGACTCGTACCGATCCCTGACGCCGAGCAGAATCTGGATCGTCTCGCGCTCGCTCGGCGGCTCGACCTTGATCGCCTGGAACCGGCGCTCGAGCGAGCGGTCCTTCTCGATGTACTTCCGGTACTCGGCCGGCGTCGTGGCGCCGATGCACCGGATCTCGCCGCGCGACAGGGCCGGCTTGAGGATGTTCGCCGCATCGAGCGACCCCTCGGCCGATCCCGCGCCGACCAGCGTGTGCAGCTCGTCGATGAAGACGATGATGTTGGGGTTCTCCGTGAGCTCCTTCATGATCGCCTTCAGGCGCTCCTCGAACTGCCCCCGGTACTTCGTGCCCGCGACGATCAGCGAGATGTCGAGGGCGAGGATGCGCTTGTCGGCGAGGAAGTGCGGCACGTCGCCGCACACGATCTTCTGCGCGAGCCCCTCGACGATGGCCGTCTTGCCGACACCGGGCTCGCCGATGAGCACGGCGTTGTTCTTCGTGCGCCGGCACAGGACCTGCTGGACGCGCTCGAGCTCGTGATCCCGCCCGACGAGCGGGTCGAGCTGGTTCTTCAGCGCCGCCTCCGTGAGGTCGCGGCTGAACTCCGCCAGCAGCGGCGTCTCCTTCACCCGCGTCAGCGTCGTCTTCTCGTTGAGCAGCTGGACGATGTCCTCGCGCACGGTGCTGAGGCGCATCCCCTTCTCGACGAGGATCGTCGCCGCGACCGACCGCTCCTCGCGCAGGATGCCGAGCAGCAGGTGCTCGGTCCCGATGTAGTTGTGCAGCAGCCGGTCGGCCTCCTCGGCCGCGAACTGCAGCACGCGCTTCGTTTCCGCGCTGAACGGAATCTCGACCGACGTCGACACCTTCTCGCGGAAGACCGTGCGGCCCTCGATCTCCTTGCGGATCCCCTCGAGCGACAGGTGCGACCGGGCGAAAATCCGGCTCGTCAGGCCCTTCCCCTCGCGAATCAGGCCGAGCAGCAGGTGCTCGGTCTCGATCGAGATGCTCCCGAGCTGGCTCGCCTCGTATCGCGCGAAGAACAGCACCCGCCGCGCCCGCTCCGTATACCGTTCGAACATCCGGCCTTACCTTGGGAAATGTGGCATCGCTGCACGGGAAGAGTCCCGTTCATTATAAGGCAACGCCCGGGGGCCTGAAACCGCCAAATTGCCCGGGCGGCGCGCGTCAGGCCGGCCGGAGCCGGCCGTCCTCCAGCCGCAGCACGCGATCGCAGGCCGCCGCGAGACGGGTGTTGTGCGTCGCGATGAGCGAGGTCACCCGCGTCTCCTGGTGGATTTCCCGCAGTAACCCGTGCAGGGCGTCGGCCGTGTGCTCGTCGAGGTCGCCCGTCGGTTCGTCGGCCAGCAGCAGCACCGGCGACATGACGAGCGCCCGGGCGATGGCGACCCGCTGCTGCTCTCCCCCCGAGAGCATGCCCGGCCTGTGGGTGAGACGCTCGCCGAGGCCGACCCGTCGCAGGAGCCCCTCGGCCCGGCTGCGGGCCTCGGGCAGCGGTCGCCGCGCGATCCGGAGCGGCATCTCGGCGTTCTCGAGGGCCGAGAACTCCGGCAGCAGGTGATGGAACTGGAAGACGAACCCGACACGCGCGTTGCGGAACCCGACGCGGCCCGCGTCGTCGAGATCGCTCAGCACGGTGTCGCCGATCCGGATACGCCCGCCGTCGAGCGCGTCGAGACCGCCCAGCACGTGCAGGAGCGTGCTCTTGCCGACCCCAGACGCGCCGACCACCGCCACCATCTCGCCCTCGGCCACCGCCAGGTCGAGACCCCGCAGCACGCGGATGGTCTCCCGTCCCGCGACGTACGACTTCGTCAGGCCGGCGACTTCGAGAAACGGCGTGGCGGACATCGCGGTCGCAGGCTCCGGGCTCACTGGTAGCGCAGCGCCTGCGCGGGGTCGAGCCGCGAGGCCTGCCGCGACGGGTAGAGGGTCGCGACGAAGCAGACGACGAGCGC belongs to Acidobacteriota bacterium and includes:
- the bamA gene encoding outer membrane protein assembly factor BamA; amino-acid sequence: MSTSTYRLVLAAMLIASPVGLVAQTPSEPTRPPQQCGVTVPPPSRLPPEGSDPVVYTIAPCFEKQGGASVIEPQTYLYYIQLRPSRPSADVWVPYNDETERLIIDDFRRLWNTNFLDDLSIEVTDYVFANGVVGKMVTYNMEERQRVKIVDYVGTKVVDQTKIDEALKERSITIRLDSFIDPGLVRRVEGVVRELLSEKGHLDAAVSHEVRPVSGGPKLVHLTFRIDEGPKYKIQEIAFEGNEAISDRRLRRRMKENKPQWLFSFITGRGTYQETKFEEDADRVIEFYRDRGYIAARVGQPEVETLQDAPDGRTRFVRLRVPVTEGGRYRVSSFDFEGNTVVTSEGLRPLFKVREGNFYSEKAIRKGLEKAREVYGAGGYFEFTGFPDLKPSDFPDPDASPEEQARAEATASAPTVDVTMRMQEGRQYFVNRITFVGNTTTRDNVIRREIRLYENGVFNTEALKYSVRRLNQLGYFKNLEGDAINVEKTPNTENQVDVTLKFEEQNRNQLTFGAGVSQFEGVFGQLSFQTANFMGRGETLSLGIAAGSRSQNYQLAFTEPFLFDRPITGGVDLFKREIRYIGQFTQASAGGNLVFGFPLADFTRMFTGYSYERVQVKDLNELFTDPDLDLIGRNPFLADALLLGQGGRRTISKVTPSVVMNTIDNPIFPTQGRRYTATVDLAGLGGNTNFVKPRFEVVHLFQQTPRLTLALRGQVEFVKPYGGTAVLPIFERLFLGGEYSVRGYDIRTIGPRDPVSGLVIGGNKSLLFNAEYMISVGGPVRLIFFYDAGQVRDNDQRYALKEFITSTGAEVRFFMPVLNVPFRLIFAHNPNRGDVLDNNYQPAKKWTFRFAVGSTF
- a CDS encoding ABC transporter ATP-binding protein yields the protein MSATPFLEVAGLTKSYVAGRETIRVLRGLDLAVAEGEMVAVVGASGVGKSTLLHVLGGLDALDGGRIRIGDTVLSDLDDAGRVGFRNARVGFVFQFHHLLPEFSALENAEMPLRIARRPLPEARSRAEGLLRRVGLGERLTHRPGMLSGGEQQRVAIARALVMSPVLLLADEPTGDLDEHTADALHGLLREIHQETRVTSLIATHNTRLAAACDRVLRLEDGRLRPA
- a CDS encoding ATP-dependent Clp protease ATP-binding subunit encodes the protein MFERYTERARRVLFFARYEASQLGSISIETEHLLLGLIREGKGLTSRIFARSHLSLEGIRKEIEGRTVFREKVSTSVEIPFSAETKRVLQFAAEEADRLLHNYIGTEHLLLGILREERSVAATILVEKGMRLSTVREDIVQLLNEKTTLTRVKETPLLAEFSRDLTEAALKNQLDPLVGRDHELERVQQVLCRRTKNNAVLIGEPGVGKTAIVEGLAQKIVCGDVPHFLADKRILALDISLIVAGTKYRGQFEERLKAIMKELTENPNIIVFIDELHTLVGAGSAEGSLDAANILKPALSRGEIRCIGATTPAEYRKYIEKDRSLERRFQAIKVEPPSERETIQILLGVRDRYESFHHVEFTPEAIEAAVFQSSRYITDRFLPDKAIDLLDEAGARVKLREATYSEELGQINQSIRVAVEQMESAVSQRDFERAQFYREQEVMARENLQFVREKFDVKSTEQRILVGKQEIDEVVAKWTGVPMTSINQDESDKLLRMEEELHRRVISQEQAISALSRAIRRSRAGLKSPNRPVGSFVFLGPTGVGKTELARALASFLFGADTALIRFDMSEYMEKHSVSKLIGSPPGYVGHEEGGQLTEKVKRHPYSVVLLDEIEKAHPDLFNILLQVFEDGHLTDGLGNRVNFKNAIIIMTSNIGARFIQKKASMGFQSSDAREISKSVSDMVLGEVRRTFNPEFINRIDEIIVFEALSDDDLRRITRLLVDQLNGHLVDRRLHLEVSDEVIDWIIELTCKDRSYGARPLRRAIQRYIEDPLSEELIRGHLRGGDLEVYLHEGTLSYRPAGQAAAGRRLV